A region from the Colwellia sp. PAMC 21821 genome encodes:
- a CDS encoding tetratricopeptide repeat protein: protein MDIHQTEEQQVEAIKSFWSNNGNAIIAGLAIGFSGFIGLNYYNDHKLQQELNTSEAYQTMIEAATEDSAAFEAAGKAFIAENDASSYTMLTAIALAKEAAEKQDWEQAHTYLSTAIDKSVDDGIKAIATVRLARVQLQLEKYEAALATLTPKLPASFDASVEEIKGDIYFKQGKTELARNAYQAAIDDATDGTNPALQMKLDNLAQVINLNK, encoded by the coding sequence TTGGATATACATCAAACAGAAGAACAACAAGTCGAAGCAATCAAAAGTTTTTGGAGTAACAATGGAAATGCAATTATTGCAGGTTTAGCCATTGGTTTTTCAGGGTTTATTGGCCTTAATTATTATAACGACCATAAATTGCAACAAGAGCTAAACACTTCAGAAGCTTATCAAACGATGATTGAAGCCGCGACTGAAGATAGCGCTGCCTTTGAAGCCGCGGGTAAAGCTTTTATTGCTGAGAATGACGCATCAAGTTACACCATGCTAACGGCGATTGCTTTAGCTAAAGAAGCTGCTGAAAAACAAGATTGGGAGCAAGCTCACACGTATTTAAGCACAGCTATCGACAAATCAGTTGATGACGGTATTAAAGCAATTGCTACCGTGCGTTTAGCTCGAGTGCAGTTACAGTTAGAGAAATATGAAGCAGCGCTAGCGACATTAACGCCAAAATTACCCGCTTCATTTGACGCTAGCGTTGAAGAAATTAAAGGTGATATTTACTTTAAACAAGGTAAAACAGAGCTAGCGCGTAATGCGTATCAAGCGGCGATTGATGATGCTACTGATGGCACTAACCCTGCTTTGCAAATGAAATTAGATAACTTAGCGCAAGTCATTAACTTAAACAAATAG
- the bamB gene encoding outer membrane protein assembly factor BamB, giving the protein MFTSKRFNKSLLAICFLAVGISACSSTDDEDEDLRVAELTEIEALFEPVVKWDVSVGDGVGRYFSRIQPVVAYGKVFSASRDGEAYAFDENTGEKIWYADLSDVENKRGFFDDKVPALISGGAVAGINKVFYGSENGDVIALEAESGKLSWQGKVKGEVIAAPALDSGKLVVNTASGVMKAFNASNGQDDWQVEQDVPPLTLRGISAPTIAGGGVIVGSADGSLSVYLLEQGRQGWTVDIGEAAGSTELERVIDVDSTPLVYGDNIYTVSSRGNLSAVELRSGRVLWQRQYSSYNEISISGNSLFLTDVKGHVYAIDRNNGLELWSQLSFTNRGVTGPVPFGNYVVIGDFEGYLHWLDQSTGEVVARHHVDSSGIHATPTVENNVLYSQARNGDLEAITISK; this is encoded by the coding sequence ATGTTTACCAGTAAACGCTTTAACAAAAGCCTTCTTGCTATCTGTTTTTTAGCGGTAGGTATTTCTGCGTGTTCATCAACCGATGATGAAGATGAAGATCTAAGGGTCGCCGAATTAACCGAAATCGAAGCATTGTTTGAACCCGTTGTAAAATGGGATGTAAGTGTAGGTGATGGTGTAGGGCGTTACTTCTCTCGCATACAACCTGTTGTTGCATACGGAAAAGTTTTTAGCGCAAGTCGTGATGGTGAAGCCTACGCATTTGATGAAAATACCGGTGAAAAAATTTGGTATGCCGACTTAAGCGACGTTGAAAATAAACGTGGTTTTTTCGACGATAAAGTACCAGCTTTAATTAGTGGTGGTGCTGTTGCTGGTATTAATAAAGTCTTTTACGGTAGTGAAAATGGTGATGTTATTGCCCTTGAAGCTGAAAGTGGCAAGTTGTCATGGCAAGGAAAAGTTAAAGGTGAAGTGATTGCTGCGCCAGCACTCGATTCAGGCAAGCTAGTCGTGAATACTGCTTCTGGTGTTATGAAGGCATTTAATGCTTCAAATGGCCAAGACGACTGGCAAGTTGAACAAGATGTACCGCCTCTGACTTTACGTGGTATTAGTGCGCCGACCATTGCGGGTGGCGGTGTTATTGTTGGCTCTGCTGACGGTTCATTGTCCGTATATTTACTTGAGCAAGGTCGTCAAGGCTGGACTGTAGATATTGGTGAAGCGGCTGGCTCTACAGAACTAGAACGTGTTATCGATGTTGATTCAACGCCATTGGTATACGGTGATAATATTTATACTGTATCTTCGCGTGGTAATTTAAGCGCAGTTGAATTACGTTCAGGCCGAGTGTTATGGCAGCGCCAATATTCATCATATAATGAAATATCGATCAGTGGTAATAGCTTGTTTTTAACCGATGTTAAAGGTCACGTATATGCTATAGATCGCAATAACGGTTTAGAGCTTTGGAGCCAATTATCGTTTACCAACCGTGGTGTAACGGGACCTGTTCCGTTTGGTAACTATGTTGTAATAGGTGATTTTGAAGGCTATTTGCATTGGTTAGATCAATCTACAGGTGAAGTAGTTGCTCGTCATCATGTCGACAGTAGTGGGATTCATGCTACACCAACGGTTGAAAATAACGTTTTGTATAGCCAAGCGCGTAACGGTGATTTAGAAGCGATTACTATTTCAAAATAA
- the der gene encoding ribosome biogenesis GTPase Der yields MLPVVALVGRPNVGKSTLFNRLTRSRDALVADYPGLTRDRQYGKAEVEEHPFIVIDTGGIEGNEKGIDALMAEQSLIAIDEADAVLFMVDARAGLTSADVGIASHLRKQDKKVFLVANKVDGIDADSAVADFYSLGLGDTVHQIAAAHGRGVTQLLTLALTPHIEELGKPKAQENDEFDGDYDETVDHEALDQKNIDEAPEETDTIKLAIIGKPNVGKSTLTNRILGEDRVVVFDMPGTTRDSVYIPMEHNGRPYTLIDTAGIRRRKNVTDIVEKFSVIKTLRAIEDANVCLLIIDAQEGISDQDLSLLGFILEAGRSLVLAVNKWDGLDDHVKDRIKSELDRRLGFIDFARIHFISALHGTGVGHLYESVEEAFVSATKRISTSMVTKILDMAVFDHQPPMHHGRRIKLKYAHAGGYNPPIIVIHGNLAKNLPLSYKRYLMNYYRKSLKIMGTPIRIEFRETSNPFAGKKKLTYTEQKKMARATQGYKKD; encoded by the coding sequence ATGCTTCCTGTAGTAGCACTTGTTGGGCGACCTAATGTCGGCAAATCAACATTATTTAATAGACTAACGCGCAGTCGAGACGCCTTAGTTGCAGACTATCCAGGGTTAACTCGTGATCGCCAATACGGAAAAGCGGAAGTTGAAGAACATCCCTTTATCGTAATTGATACCGGTGGTATTGAAGGCAACGAGAAAGGTATAGATGCCCTAATGGCAGAACAATCATTAATTGCTATTGATGAAGCCGATGCCGTGCTGTTTATGGTTGATGCAAGAGCGGGTTTAACCTCTGCTGATGTAGGTATTGCTAGCCATTTACGTAAGCAAGATAAAAAAGTATTTTTAGTGGCTAATAAAGTTGATGGCATAGATGCTGACTCTGCGGTTGCTGACTTTTATTCTCTTGGTTTAGGCGATACTGTACATCAAATTGCAGCTGCACATGGCCGTGGTGTTACGCAACTATTAACGCTGGCTTTAACTCCTCATATTGAAGAACTTGGTAAACCCAAAGCTCAAGAAAATGATGAATTTGACGGTGATTATGACGAAACTGTTGATCACGAAGCGCTAGACCAAAAAAATATCGACGAAGCCCCAGAAGAAACTGACACCATCAAACTTGCTATTATTGGTAAGCCTAACGTTGGTAAGTCAACGTTAACTAACCGTATTTTGGGTGAAGATAGAGTTGTAGTATTTGACATGCCAGGTACAACACGTGACAGCGTTTACATTCCAATGGAACATAATGGCCGTCCTTACACCTTAATTGATACTGCAGGTATTCGTCGTCGTAAAAATGTTACTGATATTGTCGAGAAGTTTTCAGTTATTAAAACCTTACGTGCAATTGAAGATGCTAACGTTTGTTTATTAATTATTGATGCGCAAGAGGGTATTAGTGACCAAGATTTAAGTTTACTTGGTTTTATTCTAGAAGCAGGTCGCTCTTTAGTTTTAGCGGTAAATAAATGGGATGGTTTAGATGACCATGTTAAAGATCGTATAAAGTCTGAATTAGATCGTCGTTTAGGTTTTATCGATTTTGCCCGTATTCACTTTATATCGGCGTTGCACGGTACGGGTGTCGGTCATTTGTACGAATCTGTTGAAGAAGCTTTTGTTTCAGCGACTAAACGTATTTCGACTTCTATGGTGACTAAGATTTTAGATATGGCAGTGTTTGATCATCAGCCTCCTATGCATCACGGTCGTCGCATTAAACTGAAATATGCTCATGCTGGTGGCTATAACCCACCTATCATTGTAATTCATGGTAATTTAGCGAAAAATTTACCACTGTCTTACAAACGTTATTTGATGAACTACTACCGTAAATCATTAAAAATTATGGGTACGCCAATTAGAATAGAATTTAGAGAGACTTCGAATCCATTTGCAGGTAAGAAAAAACTAACCTACACCGAGCAAAAGAAAATGGCACGTGCAACACAAGGTTATAAGAAAGACTAA
- a CDS encoding flagellar brake protein, which yields MSDNSTKMDTVGRLNNNLALLHPGSVVTLDMSTPAGQRGKFRSTFIGYLKKNYVLVQYPDSTKMGSFAKYIAPGMGVTVRGLIEGHEGAVVAFVSNVKQSIQIPSRILVLEFPREVSLQNLRASMRIETHIKAKTKIKDEYWSSVISDISVSGCKLMINNGEKLTLTDDKPVEIIIEDFQSLKNLKLEADICNSKIQAGGVMLGVKFSDTCKAEVTKLLQEAVILPS from the coding sequence ATGTCTGATAATTCTACAAAAATGGATACGGTAGGCCGGTTAAATAACAATTTGGCTTTGTTGCACCCTGGATCTGTAGTGACACTAGATATGTCTACCCCCGCGGGCCAACGCGGTAAATTCAGGTCAACTTTTATTGGCTATTTGAAAAAAAACTATGTCTTAGTACAATATCCCGACAGCACAAAAATGGGCAGCTTTGCAAAATACATTGCACCAGGCATGGGTGTTACAGTGCGGGGATTAATTGAAGGTCATGAAGGTGCTGTAGTCGCGTTTGTGTCAAATGTTAAGCAATCAATTCAAATACCATCACGAATTTTAGTACTTGAATTTCCTAGAGAAGTTAGTTTACAAAATTTACGTGCTTCAATGCGTATTGAAACACATATTAAAGCTAAAACTAAGATAAAAGATGAATACTGGTCGTCAGTTATATCTGATATTTCTGTCTCAGGTTGCAAGCTAATGATTAATAACGGTGAAAAACTGACCTTAACAGATGATAAGCCAGTTGAAATTATCATTGAAGACTTTCAAAGTTTAAAAAACCTCAAGCTAGAAGCTGATATTTGTAACAGTAAAATCCAAGCGGGTGGTGTGATGCTTGGTGTTAAATTTAGTGACACATGTAAAGCTGAAGTAACTAAACTTTTACAGGAAGCGGTTATTTTACCAAGCTAA
- the xseA gene encoding exodeoxyribonuclease VII large subunit: MAQQHILQVSELTKKVRFILESELNTVWLCGEISNFIAASSGHWYLSLKDQKSQVRCAMFKGNNRRVRIKPQNGQQVLVRAKVSLYEPRGDFQLIIEQMDSAGEGLLRQQYQALKDKLHNEGLFELHHKQAIPKFIQTVGIITSPTGAAVKDIITVLNRRNPLLKVIIYPVLVQGEQAKYDIAHAIALANQRNEVDVLLIGRGGGSLEDLWAFNEELVARAIFQSILPTISAVGHEIDTTLSDYVADLRAPTPSAAAELVSADVDERINKIVELFNRAHLALKQQLKRSTHTLTSLNHRLSQVHPEQQLQNKQQKSDELSIRLHGLINRELNQLKHKPKYLEQRLLNASPSNQIKQNLQQAIILKAKLISAQQRLLSAKRESFAHQCEQLHMVSPLATIARGYSITRDVEGKMIKSINDINIDTHIKVEVSDGVIEAKVIDVEVN, translated from the coding sequence ATGGCTCAACAGCATATTCTACAAGTAAGTGAACTCACCAAAAAAGTACGTTTTATCTTAGAAAGTGAGTTAAATACGGTCTGGTTATGTGGAGAAATATCCAATTTTATTGCCGCAAGCTCCGGGCATTGGTATTTATCCTTAAAAGATCAAAAATCACAAGTTCGCTGTGCCATGTTTAAAGGTAATAATCGTAGGGTAAGAATAAAACCACAAAATGGCCAACAAGTATTAGTAAGGGCAAAGGTTTCATTATATGAACCCAGAGGCGATTTCCAACTGATTATCGAACAAATGGACTCAGCGGGTGAAGGATTATTACGACAACAATACCAAGCATTAAAAGACAAACTGCATAACGAGGGCTTATTTGAGCTTCATCACAAGCAAGCTATACCTAAATTTATTCAAACGGTTGGTATTATCACTTCTCCAACCGGTGCAGCAGTAAAAGACATCATCACAGTATTAAACCGCAGAAACCCTTTATTAAAAGTTATTATTTATCCGGTATTAGTACAAGGTGAACAAGCTAAATATGATATTGCACATGCAATAGCCTTGGCTAATCAGCGCAATGAAGTTGACGTATTATTAATAGGTCGTGGCGGTGGTTCACTGGAAGATTTATGGGCTTTTAACGAAGAGTTAGTTGCGCGCGCTATTTTCCAATCAATATTACCCACCATTAGTGCCGTTGGGCATGAGATAGATACAACGTTATCTGACTATGTGGCTGATTTAAGAGCCCCTACGCCATCTGCGGCGGCAGAACTCGTTTCTGCTGATGTAGATGAGCGTATCAATAAAATTGTCGAGCTATTTAATCGTGCGCACTTAGCGCTAAAGCAACAATTAAAACGTTCGACTCACACCTTAACCAGTTTGAACCATAGATTAAGCCAAGTACATCCAGAACAGCAATTACAAAATAAACAGCAAAAATCTGATGAATTGAGTATACGGTTACATGGGCTTATTAACCGGGAGTTAAACCAACTTAAGCATAAGCCTAAATATCTTGAGCAACGTTTACTCAATGCCTCACCATCAAATCAAATAAAGCAAAACCTACAGCAAGCTATTATTCTCAAGGCGAAACTTATTAGCGCACAACAGCGCTTATTAAGCGCTAAACGAGAAAGTTTTGCTCATCAATGTGAACAGCTTCATATGGTTAGTCCATTAGCCACGATTGCTCGGGGTTACAGCATCACCCGTGATGTTGAGGGTAAAATGATTAAAAGTATTAATGATATTAATATAGACACTCATATTAAAGTGGAAGTTTCAGACGGGGTAATAGAGGCTAAAGTTATAGATGTAGAAGTAAATTAG
- the guaB gene encoding IMP dehydrogenase, translated as MLRIAQEALTFDDVLLVPAHSTVLPHTADLKTKLTRKINLNVPMISASMDTVTEARLAITLAQEGGIGFIHKNMTIAEQAKNVSQVKKYESGIVSDPVTVNPSASILDTMRLADELGFSGFPVVDEKNKLVGIITGRDLRFETDLTKPVSALMTKKDKLVTVKEGASREEILCLMHEHRIEKILMVDDAFTLKGLITVKDYQKAESKPNACKDELGRLRVGAAVGVGAGTDERIDALVAAGVDVLLIDTSHGHSQGVLDRVAETRARYPDLQIIAGNVATGAGAKALADVGVDAVKVGIGPGSICTTRIVTGVGVPQLTAISNAVEALKGTGIPVIADGGIRFSGDIAKALVAGAHCVMVGSMLAGTEEAPGEVELYQGRYYKSYRGMGSLGAMSQKEGSSDRYFQKSDGEADKLVPEGIEGRVAYKGPVAAIIHQQMGGLRSSMGLTGSATIEIMRTKPEFMKITSAGMGESHVHDVTITKEAPNYRTG; from the coding sequence ATGCTAAGAATTGCCCAAGAAGCGTTAACTTTTGACGATGTTTTACTAGTACCTGCTCATTCTACGGTACTGCCCCATACTGCCGATTTAAAAACCAAATTAACTCGAAAGATCAATTTAAATGTTCCTATGATCTCTGCGTCGATGGACACAGTAACTGAAGCGCGTTTAGCCATTACCTTAGCACAAGAAGGTGGCATAGGTTTTATTCATAAAAATATGACCATTGCTGAACAAGCCAAAAATGTTTCTCAAGTAAAGAAATATGAAAGTGGTATTGTTTCAGACCCAGTAACCGTTAACCCTAGTGCAAGTATCCTAGATACTATGCGTTTAGCGGATGAGCTTGGTTTTTCTGGTTTCCCTGTTGTTGATGAAAAAAATAAATTGGTCGGTATTATTACCGGTCGTGATTTACGTTTTGAAACTGACTTAACAAAACCAGTATCAGCATTGATGACCAAAAAAGATAAATTAGTCACCGTTAAAGAAGGTGCATCGCGTGAAGAGATTTTATGTTTGATGCATGAACACCGTATTGAAAAAATTCTCATGGTTGATGATGCCTTTACCCTTAAAGGCTTAATTACCGTAAAAGATTATCAAAAAGCGGAAAGTAAACCTAACGCCTGTAAAGATGAACTAGGTCGTTTACGTGTTGGTGCTGCGGTTGGTGTTGGTGCGGGTACAGATGAACGTATCGACGCGCTAGTGGCTGCAGGTGTTGATGTATTATTAATTGATACTTCTCATGGGCATTCCCAAGGTGTACTTGACCGTGTTGCAGAAACGCGCGCTAGGTATCCTGACTTACAAATTATAGCGGGTAATGTTGCTACTGGCGCCGGTGCTAAAGCACTGGCAGATGTTGGCGTTGACGCGGTAAAAGTTGGTATAGGTCCAGGTTCTATTTGTACTACTCGTATCGTTACGGGTGTAGGTGTACCACAGTTAACCGCTATTTCGAATGCGGTTGAAGCCTTAAAAGGTACAGGTATTCCGGTTATTGCCGATGGCGGCATTCGCTTTTCGGGCGATATTGCCAAAGCCTTAGTCGCTGGCGCACATTGTGTCATGGTTGGCAGCATGTTGGCGGGTACAGAAGAAGCACCCGGTGAAGTCGAGCTTTATCAAGGTCGCTACTACAAATCATATCGTGGTATGGGTTCTTTAGGTGCCATGAGTCAGAAAGAAGGCTCAAGTGACCGTTATTTCCAAAAATCAGATGGCGAAGCAGACAAGTTAGTGCCAGAAGGTATTGAGGGTCGTGTCGCTTATAAAGGTCCTGTTGCCGCTATTATCCATCAACAAATGGGTGGTTTGCGTTCATCAATGGGCTTAACGGGTTCAGCAACGATAGAAATTATGCGTACTAAACCAGAATTTATGAAGATTACTTCTGCAGGTATGGGTGAGTCGCACGTGCATGACGTCACCATTACAAAAGAAGCACCTAACTACAGAACAGGTTAG
- the guaA gene encoding glutamine-hydrolyzing GMP synthase translates to MSKDIHDHRILILDFGSQYTQLIARRVREIGVYCELWAWDVTQEQIEGFNPTGIILAGGPESVTEHNSPRAPEYVFNAGVPVLGICYGMQTMAEQLGGGVEGSEHKEFGYAAVEVIAKSALFNAIEDNVSQNGNALLDVWMSHGDKVSAIPEGFVTVAQTPSCKYAAMANEEKQFYGVQFHPEVTHTKQGLRILEHFVVDICQCEKLWTPASIIEDAIEKMKVQVGDDEVVLGLSGGVDSSVVAMLLHRAIGDKLTCVFVDNGLLRLNEGQQVMDMFGDHFGLNIIHVNAENRFLDRLADENDPEKKRKIIGNVFVEIFDEEANKLKNAKWLAQGTIYPDVIESAASATGKAHVIKSHHNVGGLPEHMKLGLVEPLRELFKDEVRKIGLELGLPYDMLYRHPFPGPGLGVRILGEVKKEYADLLRRADHIFIEELHKHDLYKKVSQAFTVFLPVRSVGVMGDARKYDWVVSLRCVETIDFMTARWSHLPYDFLGLVSNRIINEIDGISRVVYDISGKPPATIEWE, encoded by the coding sequence ATGAGTAAAGACATTCATGATCACCGCATACTGATATTAGATTTCGGTTCGCAATATACACAACTTATCGCGCGTCGTGTTCGAGAAATTGGCGTATATTGTGAGTTATGGGCTTGGGATGTTACTCAAGAACAAATTGAAGGTTTTAACCCAACCGGTATTATATTAGCTGGCGGACCTGAGTCAGTTACTGAACATAATTCTCCTCGCGCACCTGAATATGTGTTTAATGCTGGAGTACCCGTATTAGGTATTTGTTACGGTATGCAAACCATGGCCGAGCAATTGGGCGGCGGTGTTGAAGGCTCTGAGCATAAAGAATTTGGTTATGCCGCGGTTGAAGTTATTGCCAAGTCAGCGCTCTTTAATGCTATTGAAGACAATGTTAGCCAAAACGGCAATGCTTTGTTAGATGTTTGGATGAGTCACGGCGATAAAGTATCAGCTATTCCTGAAGGTTTTGTTACCGTTGCACAAACCCCTAGCTGTAAATATGCGGCTATGGCGAATGAAGAAAAGCAATTTTACGGTGTGCAATTTCATCCAGAAGTTACGCATACTAAGCAAGGCTTGCGTATTCTTGAGCATTTTGTTGTTGATATTTGTCAATGTGAAAAGCTTTGGACGCCAGCGTCAATTATTGAAGACGCAATCGAGAAAATGAAAGTACAGGTTGGCGATGACGAAGTCGTGCTTGGCTTATCTGGTGGCGTTGACTCATCAGTTGTAGCTATGCTTCTACACCGCGCGATTGGTGATAAGTTAACTTGTGTATTTGTTGATAACGGCCTGTTGCGTTTAAACGAAGGACAGCAAGTTATGGATATGTTCGGTGACCATTTTGGTCTGAACATCATTCATGTTAATGCTGAGAATCGTTTCTTAGATCGTTTAGCTGATGAGAATGATCCTGAGAAAAAACGTAAAATTATTGGTAATGTTTTTGTTGAAATATTTGACGAAGAAGCCAATAAACTTAAGAATGCTAAATGGTTAGCGCAAGGTACTATCTACCCTGATGTGATTGAATCTGCGGCGTCAGCTACCGGTAAAGCGCATGTGATCAAGTCTCACCACAATGTTGGTGGTTTACCTGAGCATATGAAACTTGGTTTAGTCGAGCCATTACGTGAATTATTCAAAGATGAAGTACGTAAAATCGGTCTTGAATTAGGTTTGCCTTACGATATGTTATATCGTCATCCGTTCCCTGGTCCAGGTTTAGGCGTACGAATTTTAGGTGAAGTGAAAAAAGAATATGCTGACTTATTACGTCGCGCTGATCATATTTTCATTGAAGAATTACACAAGCATGACTTATACAAGAAAGTAAGCCAAGCATTCACGGTATTCTTACCCGTACGATCAGTAGGCGTAATGGGCGATGCACGTAAATATGACTGGGTTGTAAGCTTACGTTGTGTTGAAACTATCGACTTTATGACGGCTCGTTGGTCGCACTTACCTTACGATTTCTTAGGATTAGTATCTAATCGCATTATTAACGAAATTGATGGTATTTCTCGTGTGGTTTACGATATATCAGGGAAGCCGCCCGCGACGATCGAATGGGAGTAA
- a CDS encoding RidA family protein → MNIERLETKPRMSRIVKHNGTIYLCGQVCADATQDITEQTQTMLDKVETLLITAGSSKQHMLSATIYLKTMADFAQMNAVWDAWVPDGYAPARACVEAAMARDVLLVEISVVAAEIQ, encoded by the coding sequence ATGAATATTGAAAGATTAGAAACTAAACCTCGTATGAGTCGCATTGTTAAACACAATGGTACTATTTATTTGTGTGGACAGGTTTGTGCCGATGCTACTCAAGATATTACCGAGCAAACGCAAACCATGTTAGATAAGGTTGAAACCCTACTAATAACGGCGGGTAGTTCAAAGCAACATATGCTTTCTGCAACCATATATTTAAAAACTATGGCTGATTTTGCCCAAATGAATGCCGTTTGGGATGCTTGGGTTCCTGATGGTTATGCACCAGCGCGTGCTTGTGTCGAGGCGGCAATGGCAAGAGATGTGCTTTTAGTTGAAATAAGTGTGGTTGCTGCTGAAATACAGTAA
- a CDS encoding RecQ family ATP-dependent DNA helicase, translating into MSTLQQSLKTIFGFDDFRIGQEQTITQLLNGDSSLAIFPTGAGKSLCYQLAAINLPHLTLVVSPLLALMKDQLAFLHTKGIPAASIDSTQSFEESQQINREVRAGKIKILMVSVERFKNERFRQFIESIAISMLVVDEAHCISEWGHNFRPDYLKLPRYRQELNIPLVLLLTATATKQVKLDMANKFAINQEHIVQTGFYRSNLDLSVLPVAEVAKNQTLVDLIRQQNGCGIIYVTLQQSAEKVADFLQQQGISAKAYHAGFKDDVRKQIQQDFMQGKTPIIVATIAFGMGIDKSDIRFVIHYDLPKSIENYSQEIGRSGRDKGNAECFTLANLDGIHTVENFVYADTPERASIEYVLQNIRSEVQNSQWELQVLSLSNASNIKQLPLKTLLVQLELLGVIDAKFSYFADFKFKFVTPKEQVVNLFNADRNEFLAQVFSCAKMKKIWGEPDFELMHSRYNAPRKRIVSALEYLAEQQHIVLETKKATEVFSVNMAALDNSELVDTLTHYFLEKEQAEIARISKLVAFFQSDRCLTQQLAQYFDDQQAPINCGHCSVCRGQVATLPYSSKHQAVNPDTTGLAILQLQQHFAGLKSTTAQPADMLSIDTICRFLSGMSVPLFTRAKVRQLSYFGVCQYMRYAEIKAQVVNCLKVKS; encoded by the coding sequence ATGTCGACGTTACAGCAATCATTAAAAACTATCTTTGGCTTTGACGACTTTAGAATCGGCCAAGAGCAAACCATCACGCAATTGCTTAATGGCGATTCTTCATTAGCTATTTTTCCTACCGGTGCAGGTAAATCACTGTGCTATCAATTAGCTGCAATTAACTTACCGCATTTAACGTTAGTAGTGTCACCGTTATTGGCTTTAATGAAGGATCAATTGGCATTTTTGCATACTAAAGGCATTCCAGCGGCCAGTATCGATTCAACACAATCATTTGAAGAGAGCCAGCAAATTAACCGAGAGGTTCGCGCAGGTAAAATTAAAATTTTAATGGTGTCGGTTGAACGTTTCAAAAACGAACGCTTTCGTCAGTTTATTGAATCCATCGCTATCTCTATGTTGGTAGTCGACGAAGCCCATTGTATTTCAGAGTGGGGGCACAATTTTCGACCTGACTATTTAAAGTTACCGCGTTACCGACAAGAGCTTAATATTCCTTTGGTGCTTTTGCTTACGGCGACTGCTACTAAACAAGTTAAGCTTGATATGGCTAATAAGTTTGCCATAAATCAAGAGCACATAGTACAAACGGGTTTCTATCGCAGTAATTTAGACTTATCTGTCTTGCCGGTAGCGGAAGTCGCAAAAAATCAAACGCTAGTCGATTTAATTCGACAGCAAAATGGCTGCGGTATTATTTATGTTACCTTGCAACAAAGTGCTGAAAAAGTAGCTGACTTTTTACAGCAACAAGGCATATCAGCCAAGGCCTATCATGCCGGTTTTAAAGATGATGTGCGTAAGCAAATTCAGCAAGATTTTATGCAGGGGAAAACCCCAATAATCGTCGCGACTATCGCCTTTGGTATGGGAATTGATAAATCTGATATTCGCTTTGTTATACATTACGACTTACCAAAATCAATTGAAAATTACAGTCAAGAAATTGGTCGTTCAGGCCGAGATAAAGGCAATGCCGAGTGCTTTACCTTAGCTAACCTTGATGGGATTCACACGGTAGAAAACTTTGTTTATGCCGATACTCCTGAGCGTGCAAGTATCGAGTATGTTTTGCAAAACATACGAAGTGAGGTACAAAATAGCCAATGGGAATTACAAGTACTGAGTTTGTCAAATGCTAGTAATATTAAGCAACTACCGCTGAAAACCTTGCTGGTTCAGTTAGAGTTACTCGGTGTTATTGACGCTAAGTTTAGTTATTTTGCTGATTTTAAATTTAAATTTGTTACGCCAAAAGAGCAGGTTGTAAATTTATTTAATGCGGATCGAAATGAATTTTTAGCACAAGTATTCAGTTGTGCAAAAATGAAAAAAATCTGGGGTGAACCTGATTTCGAACTAATGCATTCTCGCTATAATGCACCAAGAAAAAGGATTGTTTCCGCCTTAGAATACTTAGCAGAACAGCAACATATTGTCCTGGAAACTAAGAAGGCCACTGAAGTCTTTAGTGTCAACATGGCAGCGTTAGACAATAGTGAGTTGGTCGACACGCTTACTCATTACTTTCTTGAAAAAGAACAAGCCGAGATAGCGCGAATAAGTAAGTTAGTTGCATTCTTTCAAAGTGATCGCTGTTTAACCCAACAACTCGCACAATACTTTGATGATCAACAAGCACCGATAAACTGTGGACATTGTTCGGTTTGCCGAGGGCAGGTGGCAACACTCCCTTATTCGAGTAAACATCAAGCAGTGAATCCAGACACTACTGGGCTTGCTATTTTGCAGCTGCAACAGCACTTTGCTGGGTTAAAATCTACTACAGCACAGCCTGCGGATATGTTATCTATTGACACTATTTGTCGATTTTTATCGGGTATGAGTGTACCGCTGTTTACCCGTGCTAAAGTACGGCAGCTAAGTTATTTTGGCGTTTGTCAGTATATGCGCTATGCAGAAATTAAAGCACAAGTCGTCAATTGCTTAAAAGTAAAAAGCTAG